In a single window of the Nitrospirota bacterium genome:
- a CDS encoding branched-chain amino acid ABC transporter substrate-binding protein: MKISWRYKMYRKLLLIVFLIIVLSGCTKEPDTIRIGVAGPMTGDQAKMGMDFRNGVTLAMEEWNSQGGILGKTIELLIEDDQRDPKQAVSIANKLVNQKVIGIIGHFNSSCSIPASDIYDRAGIPMITPASTNPQFTDRGYAGVFRVCGRDDQQGKVAAEFIVSKLKIKKIAVIHDKTTYGQGLADELKKFLGDMAEVVYYGGVVQGDKDFKAVLTAIKNAKPELVFFGGIYPEAGLLVKQAKEIGLKTPFMSGDGVIDPQFIEIAGNKAAEGTYLTFSPDPGKIPSAKMFIDKYRQRFGEPGPYSIYAYDAMNILLTAIENAETTDGKKVIANLHSNEFSGALDKIKFDAKGDVTAAPYVVWITKDGTFTEYWKPQQ; the protein is encoded by the coding sequence ATGAAGATTTCATGGAGGTATAAAATGTACCGCAAACTTTTATTAATCGTATTTTTAATTATTGTTTTGTCGGGATGCACTAAAGAACCGGATACCATCAGGATCGGCGTTGCAGGTCCGATGACGGGAGATCAGGCAAAAATGGGCATGGATTTCAGAAACGGCGTAACCCTTGCGATGGAAGAATGGAATAGTCAGGGCGGAATTTTGGGCAAGACGATTGAACTTCTTATTGAGGACGACCAGAGGGACCCTAAACAGGCAGTGTCAATTGCCAACAAGCTTGTCAATCAGAAGGTTATCGGTATTATAGGACATTTTAACAGCAGCTGCTCCATCCCGGCATCTGATATTTATGACCGTGCCGGCATACCCATGATAACGCCTGCCTCAACAAACCCACAATTTACCGACAGGGGCTATGCAGGCGTTTTCAGGGTCTGCGGCAGAGACGACCAGCAGGGCAAGGTTGCAGCTGAATTTATTGTGTCAAAACTTAAAATCAAGAAGATTGCGGTCATACATGATAAAACTACATACGGTCAGGGATTGGCTGACGAACTTAAAAAATTTTTAGGCGATATGGCAGAGGTTGTTTATTACGGCGGCGTTGTTCAGGGTGATAAAGACTTTAAGGCAGTGCTTACTGCAATTAAAAATGCAAAGCCTGAACTTGTATTTTTCGGCGGCATCTATCCTGAGGCCGGACTGCTTGTCAAACAGGCAAAGGAGATAGGGTTAAAGACTCCGTTTATGAGTGGAGACGGCGTTATTGACCCCCAGTTCATAGAAATAGCCGGTAATAAAGCCGCAGAGGGAACATATCTGACTTTCAGCCCTGACCCCGGCAAGATTCCGTCGGCGAAGATGTTTATTGACAAATACCGGCAGAGATTCGGGGAACCGGGCCCGTATTCAATTTATGCATATGACGCAATGAATATACTTCTTACTGCCATAGAAAACGCCGAGACGACAGACGGCAAAAAGGTTATTGCAAATCTTCATTCAAATGAATTCAGCGGCGCGCTCGACAAAATAAAATTTGACGCCAAAGGCGATGTCACAGCTGCGCCGTACGTTGTCTGGATTACAAAAGATGGGACATTTACGGAATACTGGAAACCCCAGCAGTAA